One genomic region from Salvia hispanica cultivar TCC Black 2014 chromosome 2, UniMelb_Shisp_WGS_1.0, whole genome shotgun sequence encodes:
- the LOC125206691 gene encoding F-box protein CPR1-like: protein MADPAWSSRHTSGGLAGAKPYFEIPHGESESIYRGQQTSGLLLLHSVLERDIYICNPFTRQYIKLCCPRKCKSDNYLMSYGFGVSEISGKYKVVCTNVDAGSGSFHVYTLGTGTWRRVEAASVSGYTFCYNAHIVCNGNLHWTVYDSTHTLWICGFDLETERVSIFSAPAVDRRVANVKLNVLRDCLCLSYTQGYKLVIWMMKEYRVGESWTIECKISVDFDIDFGYDFDCHDTTVHPIKLFKNGDVLMLFEDKCLVYYSHETRTTQQVGMLTDGNPEDADEDDISFAMIYTPSVFSLRKFGFENVTSF from the exons ATGGCTGACCCAGCCTGGTCAAGCCGCCACACCAGTGGAGGCTTGGCTGGTGCCAAACCCT ATTTCGAAATCCCTCACGGAGAATCAGAATCAATATATCGAGGTCAGCAAACTAGTGGATTGCTTCTTCTGCACTCAGTGTTAGAGCGTGATATTTACATATGCAATCCTTTCACTCGTCAATACATCAAGCTGTGCTGCCCCAGGAAATGCAAGTCGgataattatttgatgagttaTGGATTTGGTGTGAGCGAAATAAGTGGGAAATATAAGGTCGTCTGTACCAATGTGGATGCTGGATCCGGCTCTTTTCATGTGTACACCCTCGGAACAGGAACATGGAGGCGCGTTGAAGCCGCCTCTGTGTCTGGTTACACATTCTGTTACAATGCACACATTGTATGCAACGGCAACCTCCATTGGACGGTATATGATTCGACTCATACCTTATGGATTTGTGGTTTTGATCTTGAAACAGAACGTGTTAGCATCTTCTCTGCTCCTGCTGTTGATCGACGTGTTGCGAATGTGAAGTTGAATGTTTTGAGGGACTGCCTTTGTTTGTCTTACACGCAAGGTTATAAACTTGTCATTTGGATGATGAAGGAATACCGAGTCGGGGAATCTTGGACCATAGAGTGCAAGATTAgtgttgattttgatattgattttGGTTATGATTTTGATTGCCATGATACGACTGTTCATCCAatcaaacttttcaaaaatggtGACGTTTTGATGTTGTTTGAAGATAAGTGCCTCGTCTACTACTCTCACGAGACAAGGACTACTCAACAAGTCGGTATGCTTACGGATGGAAATCCAGAGGATGCGGATGAGGATGACATTAGCTTTGCCATGATTTACACTCCAAGTGTTTTCTCACTTAGGAAATTCGGATTCGAGAATGTGACGTCATTCtag